The following nucleotide sequence is from Aneurinibacillus soli.
GTTCTGTGATCTCCATCAATTCTCCTGTTAGAATGTGCTGCACAGGCATGGCTTCTGTTTTCCAGCTATAAGGTGGTTCTGTTCCCCAGAATGTTGCCCGCTGCGGATCACTGAGATGCCACTTTACAGGCTCCCAATCCGGGTCATTCGTGAAGTAATCTCCGGTGTACAATTCAATGCGATGCCCGTCCGGATCACGCACATAAACAAAAAAAGCATTAGACGTACCGTGACGCCCCGGGCTGCGCTCAATATTGGCCGAATATCCGGCCGCCGCCAAATGATCACACGCATCAAGAATCGTTTTCGCATCGTCAATCCAAAAACCAATATGATGCAAACGTGGGCCGCTCTCACTAATGAGGGCAAGATCATGCACGCTCGGTTTGCGGTGCAACCAGGAGGCCCATAATGTCTCTTCTTCTGCTGCTCCCGTTACGGTATACTCCGAACAGCGGAAGCCCAGATTGTTCATATACCAGCCATTAATCATGTTGATGTCGGTCACAAGGCAGTTTGCAT
It contains:
- the hpaD gene encoding 3,4-dihydroxyphenylacetate 2,3-dioxygenase encodes the protein MAQFDIIRLAHAEFYVTDLEKARDFYVGGLGFIETESDANHIYLRALEDANHHCLILTKADEASLHHISYRVGSEDELDRLAQLFLENNLPLRWLAKDEERGQGRAIRIQDPSGIPVEFFCEMEKVERMLQKFTHHRAARVKRIDHANCLVTDINMINGWYMNNLGFRCSEYTVTGAAEEETLWASWLHRKPSVHDLALISESGPRLHHIGFWIDDAKTILDACDHLAAAGYSANIERSPGRHGTSNAFFVYVRDPDGHRIELYTGDYFTNDPDWEPVKWHLSDPQRATFWGTEPPYSWKTEAMPVQHILTGELMEITEPLLHSNHKK